A stretch of Castanea sativa cultivar Marrone di Chiusa Pesio chromosome 2, ASM4071231v1 DNA encodes these proteins:
- the LOC142625435 gene encoding vicilin-like seed storage protein At2g18540 — MSNKASFLLLLFLSLALFLHVNKAFKEDASSGLEPVVRKDERRQLVVTEYGEVSAIEIGDGARGQYHLQFITLDPNSLFLPVLLHADMVFYVHTGSARLTWTDTLDEMRRVDLRRGDIHRLKSGSIFYVHSSLQPERQKLRIYAIFTNTDDDLYEPTIGAYSTIGNLLRGFDKKVLKAAFKVSEDLIREITKGTQPPGIVHAEPTKETEKNFWELDALLLQVFRRGRGGMLFSDNKKKPYNIFDEKPDFENSNGWSLTVTKKRLHSLNSSNIGLFMVNLTEGSMMGPHWNPLATEISIVLRGEGMVRLVCSSTAKKSECNNMRFRVEEGDVFAVPRFHPMAQISFNNESFVFMGFSTTARKNNPQFLAGKSSVFQTLDKRVLALSFNVTSSTVIDQLMNQQPESVILECCNCAEEEQRLMEEEVAKKREEEKEREEEEARKREEEEAKKEEEEAREKEREEEEARKREEEEAKREEEEARKRKAEEGGKREEEEARKREEEAAARKREEEAEWEQEEARREEEEEERREAWGKGEEQAMMI, encoded by the exons ATGTCTAACAAAGCTTCATTTCTCTTACTCttgtttctttctcttgctCTGTTTTTGCATGTGAATAAGGCTTTTAAGGAGGATGCCTCCTCAGGTTTGGAGCCTGTAGTGAGGAAAGATGAAAGGAGACAACTTGTTGTGACGGAATACGGAGAGGTCTCAGCCATTGAGATCGGTGATGGAGCACGAGGGCAATACCACCTCCAGTTCATCACGTTGGATCCAAACTCGCTATTTCTTCCTGTACTCCTCCATGCAGACATGGTCTTTTATGTCCACACAG gaagtgCGAGGTTGACTTGGACTGATACTCTTGATGAAATGAGGAGAGTGGATTTACGTCGAGGAGATATCCACAGGCTCAAGTCAGGCTCTATCTTCTATGTACATAGCAGCTTACAGCCGGAGCGACAGAAGCTTAGGATATACGCAATCTTCACCAATACAGATGATGACTTATAT GAGCCAACAATTGGGGCATACTCAACTATTGGCAACTTGTTGCGAGGCTTTGATAAGAAAGTCCTCAAAGCAGCTTTCAAG GTCTCGGAGGATTTGATAAGAGAAATAACAAAAGGAACTCAGCCACCAGGCATAGTGCATGCGGAGCCAACAAAGGAAACAGAAAAAAACTTCTGGGAATTAGACGCTCTCCTCCTCCAAGTCTTCCGAAGAGGAAGAGGTGGCATGTTATTCAGCGACAATAAGAAGAAACCCTATAATATTTTTGATGAAAAGCCAGATTTTGAGAATAGTAACGGGTGGAGCCTAACAGTAACTAAGAAAAGATTGCATTCGTTGAATAGTTCCAATATTGGACTTTTCATGGTGAATCTAACAGAG GGCTCAATGATGGGGCCACATTGGAATCCATTGGCGACTGAGATATCAATAGTGTTACGAGGGGAAGGGATGGTTCGACTGGTTTGTTCTAGCACTGCAAAGAAATCAGAATGCAACAATATGAGGTTCAGGGTGGAGGAAGGAGATGTTTTTGCTGTGCCTAGGTTCCATCCCATGGCCCAGATATCTTTCAACAATGAGTCATTTGTTTTCATGGGATTTAGCACAACAGCAAGGAAAAATAATCCTCAATTTCTGGCAGGAAAGAGTTCAGTTTTTCAAACTTTGGACAAGCGCGTGTTGGCCTTGTCCTTCAATGTCACTAGCAGTACTGTGATTGATCAGCTTATGAATCAACAGCCTGAATCAGTCATACTAGAGTGTTGCAATTGTGCTGAGGAAGAGCAGAGGCTAATGGAGGAAGAGGTAGCtaagaagagagaggaagagaaagaaagagaggaagaagaagctagaaagagagaggaagaggaagcaaaaaaggaggaggaagaagctagggagaaagaaagagaggaagaagaagctagaaagagagaggaagaggaagcAAAAAGGGAGGAAGAGGAAGCTAGAAAGAGAAAGGCAGAGGAGGGTGGGAAGAGAGAAGAGGAGGAAGctagaaagagagaggaagaagcaGCAGctagaaagagagaggaagaagcaGAGTGGGAACAAGAAGAAGCcaggagagaagaagaagaagaagaaaggagggAAGCATGGGGAAAGGGAGAAGAACAAGCAATGATGATTTGA